The DNA segment AGATTTATCCcggcctcccctccccccccccacataaatagggaggggtggggggtggagccCCCCCGCGGGGCGTCACTgtgggcggggccgcggccccggggggctccaggggccggggggagcccccgggggggtccccaagcgCTGGGGGGTCGCCGCGGCagcgggggaggggcggcgcggggcagggGCCCGCGGGGGGGAGGGGCGGAGttgggcggcgggggaggggccgggggaggcgccccggggggagggggcggctcCGAGGGGCGTCcgcgcccccctccccctccccgccgcctcggggcggcccccgggggggggggaagggccgggccgggggggccacGAGGCGGCCGAGGGGCAGCAgggggaggggcgcggggggcggccccggggggggccccgaAGTTGACGAcgggcggcggcaccggcggcTCCACCACGGGCAGCAGCATCTGCGGGGGGCGGGGCGTcagcgggggcggggccgggccgcagggggcggggccgagcgcgggagggggcggggctacCTGCTGGaagctgccctggccctgcccgtAGAAATCCGAGGGCGGAGTCAGCTCCTGCCGCACCTTGGGGGCGGGGACACGGGCACGCACGTCACTGAAGGGGCGGGGCTCGCTTTGGCCCCTCCCCCGCagcccgcccccctcccccgcggGTTATCGCAgctcgcggccccgccccgccccaccctgccccgccccgcccggcgccgcccctcACCTGGAGCAGGGGGGGTCGGGGCAGAAGGGGGGGCTGTAgaggaaggggggggcgggggggtacagcagccccccggccccccccagcttGGCCAGCTCGGGGCCCCCCAGGGGCGGGAACTCCACGAAGGGGCCCttgagggggagggggggcagccccgCCCCCGCCACGAACACCGGCCTGCCGAGGGGGAGGGGCGTCAGCGAGGGGCCCCCCCGGacgcccccgggccgggggggggtcgggggggtgttggggggcggGGGCCCCCCCGCGGTACCTGTAGGGGGTCCCCGGGCGGAAGCTGCTGCCGGCGCCCAGCGGCGACTCCACGGGGGGGGTGGGGACcttcgggggggggcagggggggtctcagccccacaactgcccccccgcacccccccccgcccccggaaccgccccccccgacccccaacGCCCCCCATACCTGACCcacggcgccgccccccccgtaGAACACCTCGGGGTACAGGCGctggccgggccgggggggtccccgctggcgggggggggcgcgccCGGACCCCCTTTAGTGTCGGGGGGTCGCGCCGGGGGGGCCTCGGAGAcaccgtggggctgggggggcccccccccccgggaagaGGCTCCCAGTCGCGGGGGCAGCGTCGAGCTGGGGGGGGGCAAACACAGAGACAGGGTGAACCCCAAAGACCCCCCacaccccactgcccccccccccctattGTGCGCCCCAaaatcctgcccccccccccgaatcCCACCGGCCCCCCCCATCCCGATACCCCCCCCCCGAATCCCGgcgccccccctcaccccctcgGCCGCGGGGGGGTCGCTGCCTCCTTCTCTGCGCCGCGGTGCCGGGGGTCGCTctcagggtgggggggggacgTCGCCCCCCACCCCTCGGCCCCCCCCGTGGCCCCCGATGtctggggggggtgcggggggggcacccagggctCGGGGCCGCCCCCCGacgacacacaccccccccccgccgccctcggccccccccggcccggctcctcggggggggcggcgggggttTGGATTTTTCAGCCCGTTGAGACCCGATGGGacccggggggggcg comes from the Athene noctua chromosome 34, bAthNoc1.hap1.1, whole genome shotgun sequence genome and includes:
- the LOC141972536 gene encoding uncharacterized protein LOC141972536, which encodes MSPSDSGVELSGDSGASSAACSQRSSPDGGLKAGAPPAPPPGPIGSQRAEKSKPPPPPPRSRAGGGRGRRGGGVCRRGAAPSPGCPPRTPPRHRGPRGGPRGGGRRPPPTLRATPGTAAQRRRQRPPRGRGARRCPRDWEPLPGGGGPPSPTVSPRPPRRDPPTLKGVRARPPPPAGTPPARPAPVPRGVLRGGRRRGSGPHPPRGVAAGRRQQLPPGDPLQAGVRGGGGAAPPPPQGPLRGVPAPGGPRAGQAGGGRGAAVPPRPPLPLQPPLLPRPPLLQVRQELTPPSDFYGQGQGSFQQMLLPVVEPPVPPPVVNFGAPPGAAPRAPPPAAPRPPRGPPGPALPPPPGAAPRRRGGGGGRGRPSEPPPPPGAPPPAPPPPPNSAPPPRGPLPRAAPPPLPRRPPSAWGPPRGLPPAPGAPRGRGPAHSDAPRGGSTPHPSLFMWGGGGEAGINLWGDPSPPTHPSPPNRLPAPPPLLKKR